The following are from one region of the Silene latifolia isolate original U9 population chromosome 9, ASM4854445v1, whole genome shotgun sequence genome:
- the LOC141598810 gene encoding uncharacterized protein LOC141598810, which yields MEGLMKQKSVGSSCRVEKPERVKEKILVHSLGSEQYHPLPEYYQLSRLEQQRPCSRTEFHLVDLKTNEIQLNCAPSLLQYAVPSSMVAVDDFIYVFGGTRHISESESEKLKLFQPLYHKKVFFGGSCLQLSFDQSNTGEWYPAPVPAENLIYPSCATLFDKIYVFGREYLAPEVLDPAVGQWKRLFPPSHLVGCKISPYALPDPSGGRVLMRLSDGQLPSPTIYAFIPKDNSSGGDWKPITVDAQGWTHVAAVVDNVIYFHSHKFPSVLRAFDLASGAWLKVYWEKSFDDGLDMNQITMYFDAMFSLGNKILCLAVWTPIYDPSSPLPETADPCEIVFRKFRVEQSDATVKLVPLPTLSFKLPATCKVYRFLPV from the coding sequence ATGGAAGGACTGATGAAACAGAAAAGTGTTGGTAGCTCCTGTAGAGTTGAAAAGCCTGAAAGAGTGAAGGAAAAGATACTAGTACACTCACTAGGAAGTGAACAATACCATCCATTACCTGAATACTATCAATTAAGTCGGTTAGAACAACAGAGACCCTGTAGTCGTACAGAATTTCACTTGGTAGATCTAAAGACCAATGAAATACAACTTAATTGTGCACCGTCACTGCTCCAATATGCTGTACCGAGTTCTATGGTGGCTGTGGATGATTTCATCTATGTCTTTGGCGGTACACGTCATatatctgaatctgaatctgaaaaGTTGAAATTATTCCAACCCTTGTACCACAAGAAAGTCTTCTTTGGCGGTTCTTGTCTTCAGTTGAGTTTTGATCAATCTAACACGGGGGAGTGGTACCCAGCTCCAGTTCCAGCCGAGAATCTCATTTACCCTTCATGCGCTACCCTTTTTGACAAGATATACGTTTTTGGACGTGAATACCTTGCACCTGAGGTTCTTGATCCTGCTGTTGGCCAGTGGAAACGACTATTTCCACCTTCTCACCTTGTTGGCTGTAAAATATCTCCTTATGCGCTCCCAGACCCTTCAGGCGGTCGCGTTCTTATGCGCTTGTCAGATGGTCAGCTTCCATCGCCTACCATTTATGCTTTCATACCTAAAGACAATTCTAGTGGTGGAGATTGGAAACCCATCACCGTTGATGCCCAAGGTTGGACACATGTTGCTGCTGTTGTTGATAACGTTATATACTTTCATAGCCATAAATTTCCTTCTGTTCTTCGTGCTTTTGATTTAGCAAGTGGAGCATGGTTGAAAGTCTACTGGGAAAAAAGTTTTGACGATGGTCTTGATATGAATCAGATAACAATGTATTTTGATGCTATGTTCTCTTTGGGCAACAAGATTTTGTGCTTGGCTGTTTGGACACCAATATATGACCCTTCTTCGCCTCTTCCCGAGACCGCTGATCCGTGCGAAATTGTCTTTCGCAAGTTCAGAGTTGAGCAAAGTGATGCAACCGTAAAACTAGTTCCCCTACCTACCCTCTCATTCAAGCTTCCAGCCACTTGCAAAGTGTATAGGTTTCTCCCTGTTTAA